A genomic window from Lotus japonicus ecotype B-129 chromosome 1, LjGifu_v1.2 includes:
- the LOC130728357 gene encoding thioredoxin F-type, chloroplastic-like yields MALNLFVSPKCKWTVPPSTIVFDNASSSKLPLGSSSSSSSASSVYRSVSLRRSGSVAVRSSLETAGPTVTVGKVTEVNKDTFWPIVNAAGDKTVVLDMFTQWCGPCKVIAPKYQELAEKNLDVVFLKLDCNQDNKPLAKELGIKVVPTFKILKDSKIVKEITGAKYDDLVAAIETVRSS; encoded by the exons ATGGCTCTGAATCTCTTTGTCTCTCCTAAATGCAAATGGACCGTTCCTCCTTCCACGATCGTGTTTGATAATGCTTCTTCTTCCAAGCTACcacttggttcttcttcttcatcttcttcagcttcTTCCGTTTACAGAAGTGTGAGTTTGAGGAGAAGTGGTAGTGTTGCGGTGAGATCAAGCTTGGAAACCGCGGGGCCCACGGTGACGGTGGGGAAGGTGACCGAGGTGAACAAGGATACGTTCTGGCCCATCGTTAACGCCGCCGGTGATAAAACCGTCGTCCTCGACATGTTCACCCAATg GTGTGGTCCCTGCAAAGTGATTGCTCCAAAGTATCAAGAATTAGCTGAGAAGAATCTGGATGTTGTCTTTCTAAAGCTTGATTGCAACCAAGATAACAAG CCTCTGGCAAAAGAACTTGGAATTAAAGTTGTTCCAACTTTTAAAATTCTGAAGGACAgcaagattgtgaaggaaattACTGGAGCAAAATATGATGACTTGGTCGCTGCCATAGAAACTGTCCGATCTAGCTAA
- the LOC130728358 gene encoding glutamine--fructose-6-phosphate aminotransferase [isomerizing] 1, with translation MCGIFAYLNFKVTRERRYILQVLFNGLRRLEYRGYDSAGIAIDSSSPPPPPPPQCSLDDSDDLTPSPPPLVFRREGNIESLVKSVYQEVDETELDLEECFGTHAGIAHTRWATHGEPAPRNSHPQTSGPDNEFLVVHNGVITNYEVLKATLLRHGFTFESETDTEVIPKLAKFVYDKANEAAGGQVVTFSQVVLEVMRHLEGAYALIFKSSHYPNELIACKRGSPLLLGVKELTETKENGSAFEDDKFLSKDGRPKELFLSSDANAVVEHTKKVLVIEDSEVVHLKDGGVSILKFDNDIGELGTPLSRASSVRRALSVLEMEVEQINKGHYEHYMQKEIHEQPESLTTTMRGRLICRGSSKSKSVLLGGLKDHLKTIRRSRRIVFIGCGTSYNAALAARPILEELSGIPVTMEIASDLLDREGPIYREDTAVFVSQSGETADTLLALQYALDNGALCVGITNTVGSAIARNTHCGVHINAGAEIGVASTKAYTSQIVVMAMVALAIGGDTISNQGRREAIIDGLFDLPNKVREVLKLDQEMKDLAQLLIAEQSLLVFGRGYNYATALEGALKVKEVALMHSEGILAGEMKHGPLALVDENLPIVVIATRDACFSKQQSVIQQLRARKGRLLVICSEGDAASVCPGESCRVIEVPQVADCLQPVINVVPLQLLAYHLTVLRGFNVDQPRNLAKSVTTQ, from the exons atgtgTGGGATTTTCGCGTATCTGAATTTCAAGGTAACCAGAGAGAGAAGATACATCTTGCAGGTTCTCTTCAACGGCCTTCGACGGTTAGAGTATCGCGGTTACGATTCCGCCGGAATCGCCATcgattcttcttctcctccgccaccgccaccgccacaaTGCTCCCTCGACGATTCCGACGATCTCACTCCCTCTCCTCCTCCGCTCGTCTTCCGTCGTGAGGGGAACATCGAGTCTCTCGTCAAATCCGTCTACCAAG AAGTTGATGAAACGGAATTGGACTTGGAGGAATGTTTCGGCACTCACGCCGGAATTGCGCACACTCGTTGGGCTACTCACGGTGAGCCTGCTCCTAGAAACAGTCATCCCCAAACTTCTGGTCCTGACAATGAGTTCTTGGTTGTTCATAATGGAGTTATCACTAACTATGAG GTTTTGAAGGCTACGCTGCTGCGACATGGCTTCACCTTTGAATCTGAAACGGATACAGAAGTCATCCCCAAGCTTGCAAAGTTTGTTTATgacaaagcaaatgaagcagcag GTGGTCAGGTTGTTACCTTCAGTCAAGTTGTTCTAGAAGTTATGAGGCATCTTGAAGGAGCCTATGCCCTTATTTTCAAAAGTTCACATTATCCTAATGAACTGATTGCTTGCAAGCGGGGTAGCCCACTTCTCCTAGGTGTTAAA GAATTGACAGAAACTAAGGAAAATGGTTCAGCCTTTGAGGACGACAAATTCCTATCAAAAGATGGACGACCCAAAGAACTGTTTTTGTCCAGTGATGCCAATGCTGTGGTTGAGCATACAAAGAAAGTTCTAGTTATTGAGGATAGTGAAGTTGTTCATCTCAAG GATGGTGGGGTTTCTATTTTGAAGTTTGATAATGACATAGGAGAGCTAGGAACTCCTCTTTCAAGAGCCTCTTCAGTGCGACGTGCATTATCCGTTTTAGAGATGGAGGTTGAGCAAATAAATAAAGGACATTATGAGCATTACATGCAGAAGGAAATTCATGAGCAACCTGAGTCTCTGACAACCACAATGAGGGGGAGGCTTATATGTCGTGGATCTAGCAAATCCAAGTCTGTTCTGCTCGGTGGATTGAAGGATCACCTTAAAACAATTAGGCGAAGTAGAAGGATAGTATTCATTGGTTGTGGTACAAGTTATAATGCTGCTTTGGCGGCTAGACCTATCCTGGAAGAACTTTCTG GTATTCCTGTTACTATGGAAATTGCTAGTGATCTGTTGGATCGGGAGGGCCCAATATATCGCGAAGATACAGCTGTTTTTGTTAGTCAATCCGGTGAAACTGCAGACACTTTACTTGCACTGCAATATGCTTTAGACAATGGCGCATTATGTGTTGGGATAACAAACACTGTTGGTAGCGCAATAGCAAGGAATACTCACTGTGGTGTTCATATAAATGCTGGAGCTGAGATTGGTGTGGCAAGTACCAAG GCATACACGAGCCAAATAGTAGTTATGGCCATGGTGGCTCTTGCAATAGGAGGTGATACAATTTCCAATCAAGGGAGAAGAGAAGCTATTATAGATGGTCTTTTTGACCTGCCAA ATAAAGTCagagaggtgctgaagcttgatcaggagatgAAGGATCTTGCACAGCTATTGATTGCTGAGCAGTCACTTCTTGTCTTTGGGAGAGGATACAACTATGCAACTGCTCTGGAGGGAGCTTTGAAAGTAAAGGAAGTGGCACTTATGCACAGTGAAGGGATACTCGCAGGTGAAATGAAGCATGGCCCTCTGGCATTAGTGGATGAAAATCTTCCAATTGTTGTCATAGCTACCCGCGATGCTTGCTTCAG CAAACAGCAGTCAGTTATTCAACAACTCCGTGCCCGCAAAGGTCGCCTGCTAGTTATTTGTTCAGAAGGTGATGCTGCTTCTGTATGCCCCGGTGAATCTTGCAGGGTTATTGAAGTTCCACAAGTTGCGGACTGTCTTCAACCTGTAATTAACGTAGTTCCGTTGCAG TTATTGGCATATCATCTGACTGTGCTGAGGGGATTTAATGTGGACCAGCCTCGTAATCTAGCCAAGAGTGTTACCACTCAATAA
- the LOC130728362 gene encoding uncharacterized protein LOC130728362 — protein MAGGRVSILSWILFLAIATVPLTSSAANSTTIYEELKAQGLPVGLLPKGITKYEINGTSGEFVVWMEEACNAKFENEVHYDSNIKGTLGFGWIKGLTGMTAQDLFLWFPVKGIRVDVPSSGIIHFDVGVADKQFSLSLFEDPPDCNPQANVDGDGDDDVLRAAW, from the exons ATGGCGGGTGGTAGGGTTTCCATTTTGTCATGGATTCTCTTTCTCGCTATCGCCACCGTGCCGTTGACGTCTTCGGCGGCCAATTCAACGACGATATACGAGGAGCTCAAAGCGCAGGGGCTACCGGTGGGGCTTCTTCCGAAGGGGATAACGAAGTATGAAATTAACGGAACCAGTGGTGAGTTCGTGGTGTGGATGGAGGAAGCGTGCAACGCCAAGTTTGAGAACGAGGTGCACTACGATTCCAACATCAAGGGCACCCTCGGTTTCGGATGGATCAAGGGGTTGACCGGTATGACTGCTCAGGATCTCTTCCTGTGGTTTCCTGTGAAGGGGATTCGAGTTGATGTGCCGAGTTCTGGGATCATACACTTCGATGTTGGTGTCGCTGATAAGCAATTCTCTTTGTCCCTCTTTGAAGATCCTCCTGATTGCAACCCCcag GCTAAtgttgatggtgatggtgatgatgatgtgTTGAGGGCTGCTTGGTAG
- the LOC130728360 gene encoding uncharacterized protein LOC130728360, producing the protein MMMNGVRRRLLHTLCGGDVPTEALKRRALELEKKRKMRRSKTKDQFIVTVPESLSYLDTATMPMVVFAVGVACFAKILMMLDESREQELLERKIKNAPAGQGTVRMLTREEWEKVREIRPRTPFESKFSRPNSRIRSGEPLHLDDLKDWTTDVFMDAVSRIEEYGKQGSK; encoded by the exons ATGATGATGAACGGAGTGAGGCGTAGATTGTTGCACACTCTGTGTGGCGGCGATGTCCCAACGGAAGCATTGAAGAGAAGAGCGTTGGAattggagaagaagaggaagatgaggagATCCAAAACCAAGGACCAATTCATCGTTACTGTCCCTGAATCATTGTCCTACCTCGACACCGCCACCATGCCCATGGTTGTCTTCGCCGTTGGCGTCGCATGCTTCGCCAAGATCCTCATGATG CTTGATGAATCCAGAGAGCAAGAGTTGCTGGAGCGCAAGATAAAGAATGCCCCTGCTGGTCAAGGCACTGTGAGAATGCTCACCCGTGAGGAGTGGGAGAAGGTTCGAGAAATCAGGCCTAGAACTCCTTTTGAGTCCAAGTTTTCACGCCCGAATTCCAGAATAAGATCTGGAGAACCATTGCATCTG GATGATTTAAAGGATTGGACAACTGATGTTTTCATGGATGCTGTTAGCAGAATTGAAGAGTATGGTAAACAGGGTTCCAAATAA